One stretch of Zerene cesonia ecotype Mississippi chromosome 20, Zerene_cesonia_1.1, whole genome shotgun sequence DNA includes these proteins:
- the LOC119834985 gene encoding matrix metalloproteinase-25-like: MKTYVVLWFLYSSVTCRTIFWEESAPSVQSVREFLTRYGYLPEREKGIDFTYTKQAIKEGVRKMQTFAGLPATGEIDKETIKLFRRKRCGVKDILPNNKSHRNKRYILQQGWDKKTITYSVLNGSSTLEKSRVEAIMEAGLAVWAPHGGLTFLRHDAKPDIQVSFVSRDHGDGFPFDGPGRVVAHAFPPPHGAMHFDDDEFWGDNPDEEDDDVTDFFAVAVHEIGHALGLSHSNVKASVMYPYYQVPVEKLHEDDILGMQELYSSINNEHSAEESEETTEAVQSRSSLVPRFTKADSDEDDIPDLCFTNYDTIQVIQGKIFVFEEEWMWVLSDRKMILEGYPKRFHDVFIGLPKYIGVIKTIYEKRNGHIVIFWSRSYWEFSSRFRLIKRGRITEYLIPQHVAELTSVFISDYNNKTYLIEDERFWRFDEEPRLMDKGYPKEMSAWRKVPYPVDAAIVWKGDTFFFRGPRFWRFDDRLVQAHEYYPLPTAQIWFPCDPTPEMSRYITNDEP, encoded by the exons ATGAAAACGTACGTGGTGCTGTGGTTTTTGTATAGTTCAGTGACTTGCCGCACTATATTTTGGGAAGAAAGTGCGCCATCTGTACAATCTGTG CGCGAATTTCTGACACGTTATGGCTACCTTCCCGAAAGAGAGAAAGGCATTGACTTCACGTATACAAAACAGGCGATCAAGGAAGGAGTCCGAAAAATGCAAACTTTCGCGGGCTTACCGGCGACCGGAGAAATAGACAAAGAGACGATAAAA cTATTTCGAAGGAAACGATGCGGTGTAAAAGATATCCTGCCTAACAATAAATCACATCGAAATAAACGGTACATACTCCAGCAAGGCTGGGACAAGAAGACAATTACATATAG CGTATTAAACGGGTCGAGTACTTTAGAGAAGTCTCGAGTAGAAGCGATAATGGAAGCGGGCCTGGCGGTGTGGGCGCCTCACGGGGGACTCACCTTCCTGCGCCACGATGCTAAACCTGACATACAGGTCTCTTTTGTTAGCAGGGACCATGGGGATGG atttccTTTCGACGGGCCAGGCCGGGTGGTGGCACACGCGTTCCCCCCGCCCCACGGGGCCATGCACTTCGACGACGACGAGTTCTGGGGGGACAATCCTGATGAAGAAGATGATGACGTCACAGACTTCTTCGCGGTCGCGGTGCACGAGATAGGCCATGCGCTAGGATTGTCGCATTCCAACGTAAAAGCGTCTGTTATGTACCCGTACTACCAGGTTCCTGTGGAGAAGCTGCATGAAGACGATATTTTGGGAATGCAGGAGCTGTACT CGTCAATAAACAACGAGCATTCAGCAGAAGAATCAGAAGAGACGACAGAAGCGGTGCAGTCGAGGTCTTCGTTAGTGCCTCGCTTTACAAAGGCGGATAGCGATGAGGATGACATACCGGATCTGTGCTTTACGAACTATGACACAATACAGGTTATACAGGGCAAGATTTTCGTGTTCGAAGAAGAA tggATGTGGGTGCTATCTGACAGAAAAATGATATTGGAAGGATATCCTAAACGATTCCACGACGTGTTCATTGGCCTGCCGAAGTATATTGGAGTCATCAAAACTATATACGAAAAACGGAATGGACATATCGTTATATTTTGga GTCGCAGCTACTGGGAGTTCAGTTCCCGCTTCCGTTTAATAAAGCGCGGCAGAATAACCGAATACTTAATCCCACAACATGTAGCCGAGTTGACGTCTGTATTCATATCAGACTACAACAATAAAACCTATTTGATTGAGGACGAACGGTTCTGGCGATTTGATGAAGAACCGAGACTCATGGATAAGGGATATCCTAAAGAAATGTCTGCGTGGAGGAAGGTGCCATATCCTGTTGATGCCGCTATTGTTTGGAAAGGCG ATACCTTCTTTTTCCGCGGGCCTCGGTTTTGGCGCTTCGACGATAGATTAGTTCAAGCACATGAATATTACCCGTTGCCAACTGCACAAATATGGTTTCCCTGTGACCCAACTCCAGAAATGTCGCGGTACATCACTAATGATGAACCATAG
- the LOC119834882 gene encoding cilia- and flagella-associated protein 251-like encodes MQASKSLEKFHSLPNIRSGMSEGDLRKFYSLSLSQFRKHAEFGDYNYKPTPFNLRWIYGYKPKAGVINLNDKDRTEVFYAAGNCGVVYDWSKDQMRILQGHRHVVTHLATDAQGKWLVTGDSGPEDVIIIWDSNDYFPQRTIFNPHGTSKLARIALSTDAKFLLSLGYHDQAMLYWWIWSFGLDVPHAMLEVEIPRGGVIDMSFNPNNSQQFLLLTKYDIWIGVSQKVFVIERGLLKETDDYELKIRMPARKTTSDVGKLTCFTFTKSQVIVGSSRGAVLLYGYAIGHQEKVDMDYEGLRFIKILKVESKKINVIKNIDGVIVTGNDVGEIRFYDEQMMLLYWVHGFQVDSVRGISFDLIKRSYKIIDPKCKKECPCFEKVNPGVDPETGLRRQKLMKKAIPSDATTANKPFLVRDFVLCTNNEGVAFVDFTSETLLTILDNKIMHALTMTVHPEKPFFCVGFTGGSLELHNYLQHTLFARLDLRDNFKVITPPNDDSIKGDYEVTFPILSVTCLKYSPSGLHLACGLDTGELLFLDPVTIDILTRTPFRDTGHAVKEISYSPDSLTMAFSDTGRTVCVYKYDCMNLEWHFIGKHRAHYKDITTLFFLPQKNDNGEYKLVSLGADRMMVEYDIAESSEEYLEILSLDRFDQSAVPLAGIPWPTPTEIDPESFRTDIPMILVANDEHKYKIVNYATTMTLSTVLGPRFEHPVCKMQLITKTGEDEEKYLLFATKNVIGLQKMPLDGNPWKHIGLLGHPVQVTGMCYREDSGTLFTIGAKDTCVYQWAANYRAVELTTKQGGEDLDPYYCLIENGRPGWLFHEIRDLFYYIQILCQGTFSPAMRRVKDYIPIDSLPDLMRALAYFPSEYEVENLLIEAKYKVYQRAPSMEIDFEEFVKLYLNHRPAFPNTYKKIRNAFRYFATPNQENEFVIYQEDFVKMLSQNGERFSRELSWYLLSILYGQSFDDRAAMNDEEFSFLPEEITLSELLTNIIGVEDIENILEFSTKDSIPSQVTASSDTEDA; translated from the exons ATGCAAGCCTCAAAATCCTTAGAAAAGTTCCATTCCCTTCCAAACATAAGATCTGGAATGAGTGAGGGAGACCTGCGCAAGTTTTATAGTCTATCTTTGTCACAATTCAGAAAGCATGCTGAGTTTGGGGACTATAACTACAAACCTACACCTTTT AATCTTCGCTGGATATACGGATACAAACCCAAAGCTGGTGTGATCAACCTCAACGATAAGGACCGAACGGAAGTATTCTACGCAGCTGGCAATTGCGGTGTGGTTTACGATTGGAGTAAGGATCAAATGAGGATTTTGCAAGGGCAC CGACACGTTGTTACGCACCTGGCAACGGATGCGCAAGGCAAATGGCTCGTCACGGGCGACTCAGGGCCCGAGGACGTCATCATAATTTGGGACAGCAACGACTACTTCCCTCAGAGAACCATATTCAACCCCCATGGGACGAGCAAGCTCGCTAGAATCGCTTTGAGCACTGATGCGAAGTTTCTCTTGTCTTTGGGTTATCACGATCAAGCTATGCTGTATTGGTGGATTTGGTCGTTTGGTCTCGATGTTCCACATG caATGTTGGAAGTAGAAATACCCCGCGGTGGTGTTATAGACATGAGCTTTAATCCCAATAACAGCCAACAATTTTTGCTACTGactaaatatgatatttggATTGGTGTATCGCAG AAAGTATTCGTGATTGAAAGAGGGCTTTTAAAAGAGACCGATGATTATGAGCTTAAAATTCGAATGCCGGCGCGGAAGACCACGTCGGATGTTGGCAAATTGACATGCTTTACGTTTACCAAATCCCAAGTAATCGTTGGCTCCAGTCGAGGTGCTGTTCTGTTATATGGGTATGCTATAGGACATCAGGAGAAGGTTGATATGGATTACGAGGGCCTGAGATTCATTAAGATATTGAAAGTGGAGTCTAAGAAGATtaacgttattaaaaatatagatgg AGTGATAGTTACTGGCAATGATGTTGGAGAAATACGCTTCTATGATGAGCAAATGATGTTGCTGTACTGGGTCCACGGGTTCCAGGTAGATTCCGTCAGAGGGATCAGCTTCGATCTGATCAAGAGGAGCTACAAAATAATCGACCCGAAAT GCAAAAAGGAGTGTCCCTGCTTCGAAAAGGTGAACCCAGGTGTAGACCCAGAAACTGGGTTGCGACGTCAAAAGCTGATGAAGAAAGCGATACCTTCAGATGCTACTACGGCTAATAAACCGTTTTTGGTCAGAGATTTTGTTCTAT GTACCAACAACGAAGGTGTCGCGTTCGTGGACTTTACATCAGAAACATTGTTGACTATATtggacaataaaataatgcacgCTCTCACAATGACCGTACATCCAGAAAA GCCATTCTTTTGTGTCGGCTTCACTGGCGGCTCATTGGAGCtacacaattatttacaacacACGTTATTTGCAAGACTGGATTTGCGAGATAATTTCAAAGTTATCACGCCCCCTAATGATGATTCGATAAAGGGGGATTATGAAGTGACGTTTCCAATACTTTCCGTCACCTGCCTTAAGTATTCTCCTTCAG GTTTGCATTTGGCATGTGGTCTTGATACTGGCGAACTTCTATTTCTGGACCCTGTCACAATCGATATCTTGACGAGGACTCCATTCAGGGACACGGGCCACGCTGTAAAGGAAATCAGTTACAGTCCGGATTCATTGACTATGGCCTTTTCC GATACTGGCAGAACGGTTTGCGTCTATAAATATGACTGTATGAATCTCGAGTGGCATTTCATCGGCAAGCACAGGGCTCACTACAAGGACATTACCACACTCTTCTTCCTGCCACAGAAGAATGACAACGGAGAGTATAAGCTGGTGTCTCTTGGTGCTGATAGAATGATGGTGGAGTATGATATAGCGGAGAGTTCTGAGGAGTACCTAGAGATTCTCAGTTTAGATAG GTTTGATCAGTCTGCGGTCCCATTGGCTGGAATCCCTTGGCCGACACCGACAGAAATAGATCCAGAAAGCTTCCGAACGGATATACCCATGATCCTTGTGGCTAATGATGAG CATAAATACAAGATAGTAAACTATGCAACAACAATGACATTATCAACAGTACTCGGCCCACGTTTTGAGCACCCGGTATGTAAAATGCAGCTGATCACGAAAACCGGTGAAGATGAGGAAAAATATCTACTTTTCGCTACGAAGAATGTCATCGGCTTACAGAAAATGCCGCTGGATGGCAATCCATGGAAACATATAGGACTTTTAGGACACCCTGTACAA gTTACAGGCATGTGTTACCGTGAAGATTCGGGCACGCTTTTCACAATAGGTGCCAAGGATACATGCGTTTACCAGTGGGCGGCAAATTATAG GGCGGTAGAACTAACAACAAAGCAAGGCGGCGAAGATCTTGACCCCTACTACTGTCTCATCGAAAACGGTAGACCTGGCTGGCTGTTTCATGAGATTCGAGACCTGTTCTACTACATTCAGATCCTATGCCAGGGCACATTTTCGCCAGCAATGAGACGTGTTAAGGACTACATCCCTATTGACTCCTTGCCTGATCTGATGAGAGCATTGGCATACTTCCCGTCGGAATATGAA GTTGAAAATCTTCTAATAGAAGCGAAATATAAAGTCTATCAACGTGCTCCTTCGATGGAGATAGATTTCGAAGAGTTTGTCAAATTGTACCTCAACCACCGGCCAGCGTTTCCCAATACTTACAAGAAAATCAGAAACGCGTTTAGGTATTTCGCTACTCCGAACCAGGAGAATGAGTTTGTCATATATCAAGAGGATTTCGTGAAAATGCTGAGCCAGAATG GTGAACGTTTTTCCCGTGAACTATCATGGTATCTGTTGTCTATTCTCTATGGACAATCGTTTGATGACCGGGCTGCTATGAATGATGAAGAGTTTTCGTTTTTGCCAGAG GAAATAACTTTGAGCGAACTGTTAACAAACATAATTGGGGTTGAGgacatagaaaatattttggagTTCTCCACGAAGGATTCAATTCCTTCCCAAGTTACCGCTTCATCGGATACTGAAGACGCTtga